The genomic window CGGCCGGGGACTTGTTGCGGCGCCGGGACTTGTGGATGTACACGTCCATTTCCGGGATCCGGGACTTACGTATAAAGAAGATATTCATACCGGCGCTGCCGCTGCGGCAAAAGGCGGTTTTACGACGGTTGTCTGTATGGCGAATACGAAGCCGCCGGTGGATAATGTGGAGACGCTCCGGTACGTTCTCGAGGAGGGGAAAAAGACCGG from Anaerotignum faecicola includes these protein-coding regions:
- a CDS encoding amidohydrolase family protein; the encoded protein is MIRRYGMRMLIKNVRIVSPGNGLDRIGDIAVSDGTILRVGECAEPEDKFDTVIDGRGLVAAPGLVDVHVHFRDPGLTYKEDIHTGAAAAAKGGFTTVVCMANTKPPVDNVETLRYVLEEGKKTG